From Panthera uncia isolate 11264 chromosome X, Puncia_PCG_1.0, whole genome shotgun sequence, the proteins below share one genomic window:
- the DNASE1L1 gene encoding deoxyribonuclease-1-like 1 encodes MHYPAVLLLLLPGGVEAFRICAFNAQRLTLTKAAREHVMDTLVRILVRCDIMVLQEVVDSSGSAMSLLLRELNRFDESGSYTLLSSPSLGRSTYMEKYVYVYRSHKTQVLDSYVYNDEDDLFAREPFVARFTFPSKVLPSLVLVPLHTSPKTVEKELNALYDVFLDVSKHWQSKDMILLGDFNADCGSLTKKRIGELVLRTQEGFHWVIPDGEDTTVRASTHCAYDRIVLHGERCQSLLRSAAAFDFPGSFGLTEEEALNVSDHYPVEVELSRAARRVQPLGLATALLLLLLLLLLLP; translated from the exons ATGCATTACCCGGCGGTGCTCCTGCTTCTCCTGCCCGGTGGGGTCGAGGCCTTTCGCATCTGTGCCTTCAATGCCCAGCGGCTGACGCTCACGAAGGCGGCCAGGGAACATGTGATGGACACGTTGGTCCGG ATCCTGGTTCGCTGTGATATCATGGTGCTTCAGGAAGTAGTGGACTCTTCTGGCAGTGCTATGTCCCTCCTGCTTCGAGAACTCAATCG ATTTGATGAGTCCGGGTCCTACACCTTGCTGAGCAGCCCCTCGCTGGGGCGCAGCACGTACATGGAGAAGTACGTGTACGTCTACCG GTCGCACAAGACACAGGTCCTGGATTCCTACGTGTACAATGACGAGGATGATCTCTTCGCCCGGGAGCCCTTTGTGGCCCGGTTCACCTTCCCCAGCAAGg TCCTCCCCAGCCTGGTGCTGGTCCCGCTGCACACCAGTCCGAAGACCGTGGAGAAAGAGCTGAACGCCCTGTACGATGTGTTTCTGGACGTCTCCAAGCACTGGCAGAGCAAG GACATGATCTTGCTTGGGGACTTCAACGCTGACTGCGGCTCGCTGACCAAAAAGCGCATAGGTGAGCTGGTGCTGCGGACTCAGGAAGGCTTCCATTGGGTGATCCCCGACGGGGAGGACACCACGGTGCGGGCCAGCACCCACTGCGCGTATGACCGCATCGTGCTGCACGGCGAGCGCTGCCAGAGCCTGCTGCGCTCCGCTGCCGCCTTTGACTTCCCCGGGAGCTTCGGACTCACCGAGGAGGAG GCCCTCAACGTCAGCGACCACTACCCTGTGGAAGTGGAGCTGAGCCGGGCGGCACGCAGGGTCCAGCCTCTCGGCCTGGCCACCgctctgttgctgctgctgctgctgctgctgctgcttccctaA
- the RPL10 gene encoding 60S ribosomal protein L10, which yields INLDFSPPHSYRYCKNKPYPKSRFCRGVPDAKIRIFDLGRKKAKVDEFPLCGHMVSDEYEQLSSEALEAARICANKYMVKSCGKDGFHIRVRLHPFHVIRINKMLSCAGADRLQTGMRGAFGKPQGTVARVHIGQVIMSIRTKLQNKEHVIEALRRAKFKFPGRQKIHISKKWGFTKFNADEFEDMVAEKRLIPDGCGVKYIPNRGPLDKWRALHS from the exons ATAAACTTggatttctcccctccccacagttACCGGTATTGTAAGAACAAGCCGTATCCAAAGTCTCGTTTCTGCAGAGGTGTCCCTG ATGCCAAGATTCGCATTTTTGACTTGGGGCGTAAGAAGGCAAAAGTGGATGAGTTCCCACTGTGTGGCCACATGGTGTCAGATGAATACGAGCAGCTCTCCTCTGAAG CCCTGGAGGCTGCCCGAATTTGTGCCAACAAGTACATGGTGAAAAGCTGTGGCAAAGATGGTTTTCACATCCGGGTGCGGCTCCACCCTTTCCATGTCATCCGTATCAACAAGATGTTGTCCTGTGCTGGAGCTGACAG GCTCCAGACAGGTATGCGGGGTGCCTTTGGAAAGCCCCAGGGCACAGTGGCCAGGGTCCACATTGGCCAAGTCATCATGTCCATCCGTACCAAGTTGCAGAACAAGGAGCATGTGATTGAGGCCCTGCGTAGGGCCAAGTTCAAGTTCCCTGGCCGCCAGAAG ATCCACATTTCCAAGAAGTGGGGCTTTACTAAGTTTAACGCGGACGAATTTGAAGACATGGTGGCTGAAAAGCGGCTCATCCCAGATGGCTGTGGGGTCAAATACATCCCTAATCGTGGCCCCTTGGACAAATggcgggctctgcactcatgA